In Equus przewalskii isolate Varuska chromosome 6, EquPr2, whole genome shotgun sequence, one DNA window encodes the following:
- the LOC103566527 gene encoding olfactory receptor 8B8-like, with protein sequence MDIGNSSLVAEFILVGLTTYSEIQLPLFFLFLGIYIVTVTGNLGLVTLIGLNSHLHAPMYYFLFNLSLIDLCYSSVITPKLLVNFVSKMNTISYAGCMTQLFFYCFFVSAECYMLTVMAFDRYVAICKPLQYTVTMSPQVCSLLAVIVYVGAFVGAWAHTGCMLRLTFCDANTINHYMCDILPLLELSCTSTHNNELVVLIVVGFDVSVPSLTIIVSYSFILSSILRIRSTEGRSKAFSTCSSHIIVVSIFFGSGAFMYLHPSSVLSMDQGKVSTVFYTIVAPMLNPLIYSFRNKEVKVALKKNLSRISFS encoded by the coding sequence ATGGACATTGGAAACAGTTCCTTAGTCGCTGAGTTTATCCTTGTGGGTTTAACCACATATTCAGAGATCCAGCTgcccctcttcttccttttcctaggAATCTACATTGTCACTGTTACAGGAAACCTGGGCTTGGTCACCCTCATAGGACTGAATTCTCACCTTCACGCTCCCATGTACTACTTCCTCTTTAATTTATCCCTTATTGATCTCTGTTACTCTTCTGTCATCACCCCAAAACTGTTGGTAAACTTTGTGTCAAAGATGAACACCATCTCCTATGCAGGGTGCATGACTCAGCTGTTTTTCTACTGCTTCTTTGTCAGTGCAGAGTGCTATATGTTGACAGTGATGGCCTTTGATCGCTATGTGGCCATTTGCAAGCCCCTGCAGTACACGGTCACCATGTCTCCTCAGGTCTGTTCTCTGCTGGCTGTGATTGTATATGTGGGGGCATTTGTTGGTGCCTGGGCCCACACAGGATGCATGCTGCGGTTGACCTTCTGTGATGCCAACACCATCAACCATTACATGTGTGACATCCTCCCCCTCCTGGAGCTCTCCTGCACCAGCACTCACAACAATGAATTGGTAGTTCTCATTGTGGTGGGCTTTGATGTTAGTGTACCCAGCCTCACCATCATTGTCTCTTACTCATTTATCCTCTCCAGCATCCTCCGCATCCGTTCCACTGAAGGAAGATCCAAAGCCTTCAGCACTTGTAGCTCTCATATAattgttgtttctattttctttgggtCAGGGGCATTCATGTATCTTCATCCTTCTTCTGTCTTGTCCATGGACCAGGGTAAAGTGTCCACCGTCTTCTATACCATCGTGGCGCCCATGCTCAATCCTCTGATCTACAGCTTCAGGAACAAGGAGGTTAAGGTTGCCCTGAAAAAAAACTTGAGTAGAATATCATTTTCCTGA
- the LOC103566528 gene encoding olfactory receptor 8B3-like, producing the protein MAAGNGSFVTEFILFGLTDQPDLQLPLFVLFLVMYIVTVLGNLGLIILIGLNSHLHTPMYFFLFNLSFIDLCYSSVFTPKMLINFISKTTISYVGCMTQLYFFCFFAISECYVLTSMAYDRYVAICKPLLYNVVMSPKVCSSLMLGSYLMAFSGAMAHTGCMLRLTFCDANIINHYLCDVLPVFQLSCTSTYINELVVFIVVGINIIVPSVTIFVSYALILSSILHISTTEGRSKAFRTCSSHIIAVSLFFGSLAFMYLKPPSVMSMDKGKVSSVFYTNVVPTMNPLIYSLRNKDVKLALRKTLNSRKF; encoded by the coding sequence ATGGCTGCTGGAAATGGCTCCTTTGTGACAGAATTCATTCTGTTTGGATTAACTGATCAGCCAGATCTCCAACTCCCCCTGTTCGTCTTGTTTCTAGTAATGTATATAGTCACTGTGTTGGGAAATTTGGGCTTGATAATCCTAATTGGGCTGAATTCGCACCTGCACACCcccatgtattttttcctctttaacttATCGTTTATAGACCTTTGTTATTCTTCTGTGTTTACTCCCAAAATGCTGATTAACTTTATTTCAAAGACTACTATCTCCTATGTGGGGTGCATGACCCAGCtctactttttctgtttctttgctattTCTGAATGTTATGTGCTGACATCAATGGCCTATGATCGCTACGTGGCCATCTGTAAACCACTTTTGTATAACGTTGTCATGTCCCCTAAAGTGTGTTCCAGCCTCATGCTTGGTTCATATTTGATGGCATTTTCTGGTGCCATGGCCCACACTGGATGCATGCTGAGACTGACCTTCTGTGATGCAAACATCATCAACCACTATTTGTGTGACGTCCTTCCTGTGTTCCAGCTCTCCTGCACAAGCACCTACATCAATGAGCTGGTAGTATTCATTGTGGTAGGCATAAACATCATTGTGCCCAGTGTcaccatctttgtctcttatgcTTTGATCCTTTCCAGCATCCTCCACATCAGCACCACAGAGGGCAGGTCCAAAGCCTTCAGAACCTGCAGTTCGCACATAATTGCtgtttctctgttctttggaTCGCTTGCATTTATGTACCTCAAACCACCTTCTGTTATGTCTATGGATAAGGGGAAagtctcttctgttttttatacCAATGTGGTTCCCACAATGAACCCTTTAATCTACAGCTTGAGGAACAAAGACGTTAAGCTTGCTCTGAGGAAAACACTGAATAGCAGAAAATTTTGA